From Rissa tridactyla isolate bRisTri1 chromosome 7, bRisTri1.patW.cur.20221130, whole genome shotgun sequence, a single genomic window includes:
- the LOC128912473 gene encoding uncharacterized protein LOC128912473 — protein sequence MQPRDPDYSLFLTSFFQVSVKLRLPHVCLPLYLSLAWGEATLEGFPSFPQMPKYLCESPAQLSSGRAGQDRVPGHEAGPALAQGVDDPGLGTPLDIPSSPTVPIPPLHHQERALGCPAAGQKDTRSVYGDQHRCQPGWCSDGREFLKLWDQSCSSGFASWDLGQGAISAAGRRWYLGLVTVRCPKMPSPGPDFSFRLSVHSPALTHLSGGQYASHGDVWVSLEAGAGLMLGQPWRCRVVWGFLAALG from the exons GTCTCTGTGAAGCTGCGGTTGCCCCATGTGTGTCTCCCTCTGTACCTTTCCCTTGCATGGGGTGAGGCTACTCTTGAGGGTTTTCCATCATTTCCTCAG ATGCCGAAGTACCTCTGCGAGTCCCCGGCTCAGCTCAGCAGTGGCAGAGCGGGACAGGACCGTGTCCCAGGCCACGAGGCTGGTCCTGCACTGGCACAGGGTGTTGACGATCCAGGTCTTGGCACACCGCTGGACATCCCTTCATCCCCTACGGTGCCTATTCCTCCTCTCCACCATCAGGAGCGAGCTCTGGGCTGCCCAGCGG CTGGACAGAAGGACACCCGGAGTGTTTATGGTGATCAGCATCGTTGTCAACCTGGCTGGTGCTCTGACGGAAGGGAGTTCCTGAAGTTATGGGATCAGTCCTGTTCCTCAGGGTTTGCATCCTGGGATCTCGGGCAAGGGGCCAtttctgcagctgggagaagaTGGTATTTGGGTCTGGTGACAGTGAGATGTCCCAAAATGCCCAGCCCTGGTCCTGATTTTTCCTTTAGGCTGTCGGTGCACTCCCCAGCGCTGACACATCTCTCCGGAGGTCAGTACGCATCTCACGGGGATGTTTGGGTGAGCCTGGAGGCCGGTGCTGGGCTGATGCTGGGGCAGCCCTGGAGGTGCAGGGTTGTCTGGGGGTTTCTGGCTGCACTGGGATGA